The Listeria welshimeri serovar 6b str. SLCC5334 genome has a window encoding:
- the purK gene encoding 5-(carboxyamino)imidazole ribonucleotide synthase, with protein sequence MDKKFLLTNNTIGIIGGGQLGRMMALAAKAMGYRIIVLDPTADCPAAQVSDEQIVADYDDKVALRELSEKADVVTYEFENIDYDALKMTQNLVSVPQGSELLSITQDRILEKAYLESANINIAPYAVIVDKEEIESDIKSIGYPAVLKTAQGGYDGKGQVVLHDANDIDTAARLLRYGSCVLEAWIPFEKEISIVVARNLDGQVETFPVAENVHVNNILHTTIAPANVTDDVHEEAEEIAKKLADVLQLCGVLAVEMFVTNSGAIYVNELAPRPHNSGHFTIEACSISQFTQHIRAIVGLPLVKPELLKPAVMINILGQHVEAVNEHMAEYPQWFVHYYGKKEAKINRKMGHITVLTDEPKAILSEIEETQIWK encoded by the coding sequence TTGGATAAAAAATTTTTACTGACAAATAATACTATTGGTATCATTGGTGGTGGGCAACTTGGACGTATGATGGCACTTGCTGCAAAAGCAATGGGTTATCGAATTATTGTTCTTGATCCAACTGCTGACTGCCCAGCTGCTCAAGTAAGTGATGAGCAAATTGTTGCGGATTATGATGATAAAGTAGCTTTACGTGAACTATCAGAAAAAGCAGATGTAGTTACATATGAATTTGAAAATATTGACTACGATGCTTTAAAAATGACACAAAATTTAGTATCGGTGCCACAAGGTTCGGAATTGCTTTCGATTACGCAGGACAGAATTTTAGAAAAAGCGTATTTGGAATCTGCGAATATTAATATTGCTCCGTATGCCGTCATTGTTGATAAAGAAGAAATAGAGAGTGATATAAAAAGTATTGGTTATCCAGCAGTACTGAAAACGGCTCAAGGTGGTTATGATGGCAAAGGTCAAGTCGTTCTTCATGATGCGAATGATATTGATACAGCTGCACGACTGTTGCGATACGGTTCGTGTGTACTGGAAGCATGGATTCCGTTTGAGAAAGAAATTTCCATTGTTGTAGCACGGAATTTAGATGGGCAGGTAGAAACATTCCCTGTGGCTGAAAATGTGCATGTGAATAATATATTGCATACAACGATTGCGCCTGCGAATGTGACTGATGATGTACATGAGGAAGCGGAAGAAATTGCTAAAAAATTGGCTGATGTACTTCAATTATGTGGAGTTTTGGCCGTAGAAATGTTTGTGACTAATTCTGGTGCAATTTATGTGAATGAACTTGCTCCTAGACCTCACAATTCCGGACATTTCACGATAGAAGCTTGTTCGATTTCTCAGTTTACACAGCATATCCGTGCGATTGTTGGCTTGCCGCTCGTAAAACCAGAGCTATTGAAACCAGCTGTAATGATTAATATTTTAGGGCAGCATGTGGAAGCAGTGAATGAACATATGGCTGAGTATCCACAGTGGTTTGTACATTATTATGGTAAGAAAGAAGCAAAAATTAATCGCAAAATGGGTCATATTACTGTTTTGACTGATGAGCCAAAAGCGATTTTGAGTGAGATAGAAGAAACGCAAATTTGGAAGTAA
- the purE gene encoding 5-(carboxyamino)imidazole ribonucleotide mutase: MPAEIGVIMGSTSDWDTMKKACDVLDELEIAYEKKVVSAHRTPDLMFQYAEQARERGLKIIIAGAGGAAHLPGMVAAKTTLPVIGVPIKSKALNGMDSLLSIVQMPGGVPVATVAIGDSGAVNAGLLAAQILSITDEAITNRLQNRRATLEETVLESSDSLG; encoded by the coding sequence ATGCCTGCGGAAATTGGTGTCATTATGGGGAGTACCTCAGACTGGGATACAATGAAAAAAGCATGTGATGTATTAGATGAATTAGAAATAGCTTATGAAAAAAAAGTGGTTTCAGCTCATCGTACACCGGATTTAATGTTTCAATATGCAGAACAAGCGCGGGAACGTGGTTTGAAAATTATTATTGCGGGTGCTGGAGGTGCGGCACATTTGCCAGGTATGGTTGCTGCTAAGACAACATTGCCTGTTATTGGTGTGCCTATTAAGTCAAAAGCGCTTAATGGAATGGATTCATTATTATCCATTGTGCAAATGCCTGGAGGAGTTCCAGTTGCTACTGTTGCAATTGGTGACAGTGGTGCAGTGAACGCTGGACTATTGGCGGCGCAAATTTTATCGATTACTGACGAGGCAATTACTAACAGATTGCAAAATAGACGTGCTACACTAGAAGAAACAGTTCTAGAAAGTAGTGATTCTCTTGGATAA
- a CDS encoding DUF2179 domain-containing protein yields MDNGLFIVVTIFVVNILYVTIYTVRLLLTMKGYRYLAALSSVFEMIIYVVALSLVLDNLNNIANVLAYAIGFGVGVIVGMKIEERIALGYITVNVITKEYNLDLPNQIRDLGYGVTSWIASGRDGERMMLEILTQRKNERKLYKQIIEIDNGAFIVSSEPKQIHGGFWIKQVRK; encoded by the coding sequence GTGGATAATGGTTTATTTATAGTAGTGACAATTTTTGTTGTGAATATCTTGTATGTGACGATTTATACGGTGAGACTGTTACTTACGATGAAAGGGTATCGTTACTTAGCCGCGCTTTCTAGTGTGTTTGAAATGATTATTTATGTAGTGGCGCTCAGTTTAGTATTAGATAACTTAAATAATATAGCAAACGTCTTAGCTTATGCGATTGGTTTTGGTGTTGGGGTTATCGTGGGAATGAAAATTGAAGAACGAATTGCTTTAGGGTATATTACGGTAAATGTTATCACAAAAGAATATAACTTGGATTTACCTAATCAAATTCGCGACTTGGGCTATGGTGTGACAAGTTGGATTGCTAGTGGTCGGGACGGAGAGCGAATGATGCTTGAAATTTTAACACAAAGAAAAAATGAACGGAAATTATATAAACAAATTATTGAAATTGATAATGGAGCGTTTATTGTTTCTTCTGAGCCAAAACAAATTCATGGTGGCTTTTGGATAAAACAAGTTAGAAAATAA